In Selenomonas dianae, a genomic segment contains:
- a CDS encoding ABC transporter ATP-binding protein, with product MEQKEMPSTIHLHGIRKLYRIGGETLAALDGIDLDIRRGEFAALMGPSGSGKSTLMNILGCLDRPSAGSYLLDGAEVAGLDDDALAATRNKKIGFVFQNFNLLPRISALDNVALPLVYAGVGRRERTERAQEMLAAVGLSDRGAHLPNELSGGQRQRVAIARALVNDPHIIMADEPTGNLDTKSTQEIMDIFERMHEKGHTIILVTHEPEIALRASRQLLVRDGRITRDEGKGVAMDVV from the coding sequence ATGGAACAAAAAGAAATGCCCTCGACCATCCATCTGCACGGCATCCGCAAGCTCTACCGCATCGGCGGCGAGACACTTGCCGCGCTCGACGGCATCGACCTCGACATTCGGCGCGGTGAGTTTGCCGCGCTTATGGGGCCGTCGGGCTCGGGGAAATCCACACTCATGAATATCCTCGGCTGTCTTGACCGCCCGAGTGCGGGCTCGTATCTGCTCGACGGCGCGGAGGTGGCAGGGCTCGACGATGACGCTCTTGCTGCGACGCGCAACAAGAAGATCGGCTTTGTCTTTCAGAATTTCAACCTGCTCCCGCGCATCTCTGCGCTCGACAACGTCGCCCTGCCGCTCGTCTATGCGGGGGTGGGGCGGCGCGAGCGCACAGAGCGGGCGCAGGAAATGCTCGCTGCCGTGGGGCTCTCTGACCGTGGGGCGCATCTGCCGAATGAGCTTTCGGGCGGACAGCGGCAGCGCGTTGCGATTGCCCGCGCCCTCGTGAACGATCCGCACATCATCATGGCGGACGAGCCGACAGGCAACCTCGACACGAAGTCCACGCAGGAGATCATGGACATCTTTGAGCGGATGCACGAGAAGGGGCACACGATTATCCTCGTCACGCACGAGCCGGAGATCGCCCTGCGTGCGAGCCGTCAGCTCCTCGTGCGCGACGGCAGAATCACGCGCGATGAGGGGAAGGGGGTGGCGATGGATGTTGTTTAA
- a CDS encoding ABC transporter permease, which translates to MLFKECFGMAVNALLANKLRSLLTMLGIIIGVGAVIAMVSIGMGVRTSVADSFASLGSNMLIVMPGSANTGGVRGKAGSRKSLKYDDAKAIESKIKGIDYVSPSVSGAYQVVNGNLNWNTTVEGVTPELMQIRSLKVENGSFITANDMAKRSRVAVIGPTVASNLFGTENPIGKNIRIHNQPFKVIGLTAEKGQSIGQDQDDVIYIPITTAQERMLAITYVQAISIQVSSPERMNQVQADVENLLRQRHHIRAGAEDDFTVRNMTSIMESFTENTNMITLLLGSIAGISLLVGGIGIMNIMMVSVTERTREIGIRKALGATSSNVLMQFMIESMVIGIVGGVIGITLGVSLSKAIGSFGGLTTTIELLPILVSFSFAVGIGLFFGIYPARKAARLDPIDALRYE; encoded by the coding sequence ATGTTGTTTAAGGAATGTTTCGGCATGGCGGTGAACGCCCTGCTCGCGAACAAACTTCGCTCTCTCCTTACCATGCTCGGCATCATCATCGGCGTGGGCGCGGTCATTGCCATGGTCTCCATCGGCATGGGCGTGCGTACGAGCGTCGCGGACTCCTTTGCGAGCCTCGGTTCGAACATGCTCATCGTCATGCCCGGCTCTGCGAACACGGGCGGTGTGCGCGGTAAGGCGGGCTCGCGCAAGTCGCTGAAATACGACGATGCCAAGGCGATTGAGAGCAAGATCAAAGGGATTGACTACGTGTCCCCCTCGGTCTCCGGTGCCTATCAGGTTGTGAATGGGAATCTCAACTGGAATACGACGGTGGAGGGCGTTACGCCGGAGCTGATGCAGATCCGCTCACTCAAGGTCGAGAACGGGTCGTTCATCACCGCAAACGATATGGCAAAGCGCAGCCGTGTCGCCGTGATCGGTCCGACCGTCGCCTCGAATCTCTTTGGCACGGAGAACCCCATCGGCAAGAACATCCGCATCCACAATCAGCCGTTCAAGGTCATCGGACTGACGGCGGAGAAGGGACAGTCCATCGGGCAGGATCAGGACGACGTGATCTATATCCCAATCACGACGGCACAGGAGCGTATGCTTGCCATTACATACGTCCAAGCCATCAGCATACAGGTATCGAGTCCCGAGCGGATGAATCAGGTGCAGGCAGACGTTGAGAATCTGCTGCGTCAGCGCCATCACATCCGCGCAGGGGCGGAGGATGATTTCACCGTTCGCAACATGACGAGCATCATGGAGAGCTTTACGGAGAACACGAATATGATTACGCTGCTCCTTGGCTCCATCGCGGGCATCTCGCTGCTCGTCGGCGGCATCGGCATCATGAACATCATGATGGTTTCCGTCACGGAGCGCACGCGCGAGATCGGCATCCGCAAGGCGCTCGGCGCGACCTCCTCGAACGTGCTCATGCAGTTCATGATCGAGTCTATGGTCATCGGCATTGTCGGCGGCGTGATCGGCATCACGCTCGGCGTTTCCCTCTCCAAAGCAATCGGTTCGTTTGGCGGGCTTACCACCACCATCGAACTCCTGCCGATCCTCGTCTCGTTCTCCTTTGCCGTCGGCATCGGACTTTTCTTCGGCATCTACCCCGCCCGCAAGGCGGCGCGGCTCGATCCAATCGACGCGCTGCGGTATGAGTGA
- a CDS encoding cupin domain-containing protein, translated as MAIIESEHIDAEKRFGGNGTIHIQKLLSPTELDGKCAMYARVTIPPHASMGVHKHEGNTETYHILSGRARYNDNGTEIEIGSGTTTFCGDGEVHAIANASEIEDLVFMALIINK; from the coding sequence ATGGCAATCATCGAATCCGAGCACATCGACGCCGAGAAGCGCTTCGGCGGCAACGGTACGATCCACATTCAGAAGCTGCTCAGCCCGACCGAGCTCGATGGCAAATGTGCGATGTATGCACGCGTGACGATTCCGCCCCACGCATCGATGGGCGTACACAAGCACGAGGGCAACACGGAGACCTATCACATTCTCTCGGGGCGTGCACGTTACAACGACAACGGCACGGAGATCGAGATTGGTTCCGGCACGACGACGTTCTGCGGAGACGGCGAGGTACACGCCATCGCCAACGCCTCCGAGATCGAGGATCTCGTCTTTATGGCGCTGATTATCAATAAGTAA
- a CDS encoding YdcF family protein — protein MIYILKFGAAWILPPGIFILAMLGIAVYLWKKRHQHRAAGLLAALSLALYLLSIGAAADRLMGSLEQTYEVPTHPEGDVIVMLGGGAIADVQDVDGIGMLAQSPSSRLLTTLRLHRLYHLPILLSGGQVFSDTGSEAEIGRRVLRSLGVSDEMIYVEGRSLTTGQNARYTADILRREGFTHPILVTSAFHLPRAVLYFEKEGIAVTPYPADFMVSGNPQLYLIKFAPNVNALSTNTYFLQEKLRIFVTRYLE, from the coding sequence ATGATCTATATTTTGAAATTCGGTGCGGCGTGGATTTTGCCGCCGGGGATTTTTATTCTCGCAATGCTCGGGATTGCCGTCTATCTTTGGAAAAAACGGCATCAACACCGTGCGGCGGGGCTGCTCGCCGCCCTTTCGCTTGCGCTGTATCTGCTCTCCATCGGAGCGGCTGCCGATCGTCTGATGGGAAGCCTTGAGCAGACGTATGAAGTGCCGACGCATCCCGAAGGAGATGTGATCGTCATGCTCGGCGGCGGAGCGATTGCGGATGTGCAGGATGTGGACGGTATAGGGATGCTCGCACAGAGCCCGTCCTCGCGGCTTCTCACGACGCTGCGGCTGCATCGCCTCTATCATTTGCCGATTCTGCTCTCGGGTGGGCAGGTGTTCAGCGATACGGGCTCGGAGGCGGAGATTGGGCGGCGCGTCCTGCGCTCGCTCGGCGTGTCCGATGAGATGATCTATGTCGAGGGGCGCAGTCTTACCACGGGGCAAAATGCACGCTACACGGCGGACATCCTGCGGCGTGAGGGATTTACACATCCGATTCTCGTGACCTCGGCGTTCCACCTGCCGCGTGCCGTGCTCTATTTTGAAAAGGAAGGGATTGCGGTGACACCGTATCCCGCCGACTTCATGGTGAGCGGAAATCCGCAGCTCTACCTTATCAAATTCGCGCCGAATGTGAATGCTCTCTCTACGAATACCTATTTCCTCCAAGAGAAGCTGCGGATCTTCGTGACGAGGTATCTCGAATGA